The region GTTGCTAATGATTTCCGGGGTAGGTTTTTTAAAATCTTGAAGGATATCCTGTAATTGGGATGTTAGACCATAAAGTGATTGTGTTTTCTCTTCTAGTATCTCACCGGCTCTTTTGTTTATACTATCAATGATTCTTTGGCTGAGTTCCATCCTGTCCACCCCAGATTTGATTTCTCTCATGTATTGTTCCAATATGACAACGCTATGTCGTCCTTCCTGTCCCAATATCTGATCAAAGTTGTTGATATCCTCTATTATCTTTTCGCATTGATAATAGTGTTCTGTCAGACTATTCTGAAAGTTCTTTCTATCATAAAAACCTTCTATGAGCAGCTTGTTGATAGGATCTTTAAGGTGTTGTAGATAGTGTATTTTCATATGATTGTATAGTATTTGAAGAGGTTTTATCTTGCTAAAACCAGGTAGGCCAATGTCCTCAAAGGCTTGACTCTTTGTATAACAATAATTCTCTAGCTCCTCTAAGTTCTGGGATTCAAATAATACTTTTAAATCATCGGATATAGTATTTTCTTTTAATTCTCGGAGTGCCCTTTCCATGTCCTTTATGAATAAGTTTTCGATGGATTCTAAATATAGTTTTATTTCATCAGGCTGTTCTTTATTGACAGGTAAACGGGCGAGGGGGTCCTCATCCCAGGCTTTTATCAAATTTAATATGACAGTTGGTGGAAGTTCTCTGGAGTAATAACGGTGTATGTTGTTTAAGATTTTCTGTTGATCTTTTTTTTTCTCTAAATGCTCACCATAGAGACGTTTTTCTAACACTGTTAACAGGGGGAGAAAATCCATGTTAAAATTAATACCTCCCCATAGATAGTAGAAGTCCTTCAATTCCTGAGAGAGCATTTTATTGGAGCTTAATGAGAAACTTGGTTTCTTTTCTATTTTACTTAGGTCGAGAGATACATCAAAAAAAGCCAGTATATTAGAAAAGGGATAATTACATAGTTCCCAAAGGTGATTGACTTCTGCCATAGCCAGGTTAAACTTTGATTTGTCCAGTGCCATGACTCTTCTGGAAAAGTTTTTAAGTTCATCCCGAATCTTTATGGATTCCTTTTCTCTATTGGGAGCCCCTTCTAGTTTTCTTTTAATATTTTCATATTGAAAAGACTCTCTTTTTTCTGCGAAATTGGATCCTAGCAGACTCTCTAAGAGATAATTCTTAAAATTTCTATTCAGCCCAGGTTCTTTATGTCCTATTGTTTTGCTTAATACTTCATAAATAGGTAATAAGTTTAAGTAAAGGTTGTAAAAATGCTGCCCAAGTGCAGGCAGGAATGCTTTGGGGGATGTTTGATATAAGCGTGGTTTTAATGCCTTTAGTTCTTGATGTACAAGTCTTAATTCTTTTTTAACCAATTTCTCCTGTGGATCACTAGTAAATATATTGTTAAAAAAGGATTGTATCATTTCCAAAAATGAGCCCATGCCTAAAGTGTAGGCTGGGCTTATTTTGATTTCAACAATTTTAAACGAGGACTTTATTATTCACTTTGTTATAATCCAGTCCGATAGCCATGTAAAATGGCTGTAAGAATAAAATTAAATGGTTTATTGAAATGTGGGAGGAAGTAAACATCGGTGAAAGCTATTTCCGGTAAGGTCATAGATTTCTGAATAGCGAGAGCTAAATAGTATATAATTTCTGTATGATTGATATCATCACAGGAACCTACTTGGGCCCCCACTAATCGAAGAGTTTTCTTCTCATATATTAACTTTATCTTTGTCATGCCATATTCATTCATGAACTCTGGTCTATCTGCATCTTCGATAAAGCTTGAGTCTATATCTAATCCTGCTGCTCTGGCGGCAAACTCACTTAATCCTGTGCTTGCCAGATTATTATTGAATACGGATATAGCATTTGTTCCGGCTATGCTTTGGACTTCTGCTCCTTTTATTCCATTTATTGAAAAAGCGGCAGCTAATCCTGTTTTAACGGCATTTGTGGCTAAGGCTACTTGCTGGTTTTTCTGTAGGGAAGCATGATAGAGAGCTACTGCATCACCAATGGCATACACGTCTGGTAGGGATGTTCTCATTTGACTATCTACGACCAAGGCACCATTTTCTACCTTCTTCCCATGGGGGAGTAACTCTGTATTGGGTTTGAAACCTATAGCTTTTATGACAAGATCTGCTTCATACTTGCCCTTATCTGTGATCACTGATTTGACTTTGCCCTGAATGCCTTCAAAATCAATAACTTTTTCTCCCAAGGCCAAGGTAATGCCTGAATTAAGCATATCCTGTTCTACTTTATCAGTGAATTCGGGATCAAAGTACCTTGGTATAACACGATCGGCAAAATCGATTAGTGTGACCTTTTTGCCTTTCTTTTGATAAGCTTCAGCTAATTCTATTCCGATGTATCCAGCACCAATAACCGCTACACTTTCGATATTTGGTTCATCTGCTTTTTGAATCAATTCCTCAGCGTGCTGGAAGAGTTTACATAACATGATGTTTTCCAGGTTTTGATGTTCCGCAGGTATCCCTGGTATATCAATCGGCCATGATCCTGCTGCATATATTAATTTGTCATAGCTATCTTCTATGATATCTCTAGTGCTAAGGTTCTTGATGGTAACAGTTTTATTGACTTCATCTATTTTGATAACGTCATGCTCCATGAAGACGTTCGCCCCCATTTCTTCTAACCTAATCTGGTCACAGTAAAATAAGCTATTTACATCTTTGACCGTTCCCCCTACTGCCAGGGCTATTCCACATCCTAGGAAAGAGATATTTGTATTTCGATCATAGGCATTTATCTGAATTTCAGGATTTTGGGTCAATAAAGTTCTAATGGCAGATGTCCCTGCGTGATTAATTCCTACAACAATAACTTTCATATTCAACTCCTTACTCCATTGGTTAAAGTATTATCAATAAATATTTACTTATTAATAATAACTATTTTAGTAAGGAATGTATATATGTGTATCGATAAAAAATGTTTGTATTTTATAAAATACTATTAAGTAAGTGTTTATATTGATCTTTTGTTTGAGCGGTCATCAGCTTTCGACGTAAATCGTTACTATTGGGTATGCCCTTTAAGTAGGCTGAGAAATGCTTTCTGATTTCTTTGAAGGCTTGATCTCCATAATATTGGATTGATAAGTCTAAATGTTTTAGGGCCGTATCAATGATAGTCTTTGCGTTTAATTTGTCTATGGTTCCTTTGATCTGACTAAAAATAAAAGGATTACCAAAGGCTCCCCGAGCTATGAGAACTCCATCACATTTCGTTTGAGTTAGCATTCTGATGACATCCTCAGATGTGAATAAATCTCCTGAACCAAATACAGGTATATCTAAGTTTTCTTTTAAATGCTTTATATGATTCCAATCCGCCTTACCTCTATAGGCCATTTCTTTTGTTCTGGCATGTAATCCTACAGCTTGTATTCCTAATTCTTGAGCCTCCTGGGCTATCTTCAAGTAGTTTATAGAGTTCGCATCCCACCCTAAGCGTAATTTTATAGTAAGAGGAATATCCGTATGATCTTTAATGGTTTTTATAATGTCCATAAGTTTTCGGGGATCTTTCATTAACCAGGAGCCTGCTCCTGATTTGATGATTTTGGGTACAGGACAACCGGCATTAATGTCTAATAAGAGAGGATTGTGTTGTGTCAAATAGGGAAGTGATTTATAAACACTGTCATAATCAGAGCCAAATAGTTGTATCGCATATTCTGGCTCATTATCTTCACGTTTTAATAAATTATGTGTTTTGCTATTGCCTCGCCAAAGTGCTTCAGTTGATACCATTTCTGTGTAACATAGATCAGCACCCCAGGTTCGACAAATACTACGAAAGGGGCCATCTGAATATCCGGCAGTAGGAGCTAAAAATAAATTACCCGGCAGTATAGTTCCACCGGGTAAGATTACAGGTTTAAGATAATCCATTCATCAATTATAAGTTAAAAACTCTAAGGGAATTTTCATATAAAATAGATGAGAGTTCTTCCGGATCTTCTCCTCTCAGATCTGCTAAATAAGCACAGGTAGAATGGATATAAGAGGGTTTATTACGCTTTCCTCTATACTCGGCAGGTATCATAAAAGGAGCTTCACTTTCAATTACCATCCTTTCCACTGGCATGTTTTTAGCCGTCGTGTGTAGATTTCTCGCATTTCTATAGGTAACATTTCCAGCAAAACTTATGTATAGATTGAGATCTAACGCTTTTTTGGCAAACTCCCAATCTTCAGAGAAGCAATGGAGTATTCCTCCACGTGCTGGTAATTTGTCCCGTAGTATGTCGAGTATATCAGATCCGGCTTCTCTATTGTGAATAACAACAGGTTTATTTAGCTGTTCAGCTATTTCTAACTGTCGAATAAATAATTCGATTTGAGAATTTTTATCTCCAAACTTTTTGTAGTAGTCTAAGCCTATCTCTCCTACAGCTACAACTTTATCGTAGGAGGCTCCTTCTTCTATCTTGCTTTCCCAATCCCTTCCCGGATGATTAACTTCTGAAGGGGACACTCCTATGCTGTAATAGACATTAGAGGCTGTCTTTAAATGAGAATATACTTCAAAGAAGTCTTGGATGTTGTTTGTGATACTTAGAATACCATCAACTCCGTCTTGTTTGGCTTCTTGAGTAATAAGCAACTGTTCGATAGGATCTTCATGAATCAGTCCTATATGGCAATGAGTATCAAAATATCGCATGGGCTTCTCTTCTTTTATTAAGGTAAGATTGTTCTCTGTTTTAATAAAAACTAGCACAGTGGGAGCTCCACGTCAATAAGAGTTTAAGGAAAGGAAAATTTAAGATTTAATAATATGTGGTAAATAATCTTCGAATTGTGATATAATCTGACCGCAAGGCGGTTAAAGTGTCACTCGATAATAAGCTCAAGAATTTTGAAAAGAATACATGTTATAATATATGGATAAATATAAAGAGAAGAATTTTCCATTTGATTACCTTTTTACAAAGACAGCATAAAGATGGAAGGGGTAAATATAGTGTAGCTATCATCCCACACACCCATAAAAAAGGTTTGTATCTTAGAACTTCCTTTCTGGCGATAATTATCAGCATGATTTTTCTTGTTCTCATTCTAGGAGGAGTGGTACTCTATTCGACAAAAATACCGGAAATATCTTCGACCTTAACTACAAAAGAAGCTGAATTAAAATCTTCTGAGTCCCATGTGGAGACTTTAAGAAAAGAAATAGGATATTTGAGAATATCTGCAACCAAGTTTGAAGCCTCTCTTAATCAGACACTTGCCGTATTAGGAATTGATTCCAATATGGAAAATAAGAAAGAAAATCTTCCTTTTGGTAGTTTAAGTTACTTTTTGAATAAAAATAACTCGAGTAGTAATGACGCAAAAGAACTGGAAGATTTGAACAGTTTGTCCTTATACCTGGATCAAACTTCAAAACCTATAGAGGAAATCGGAAAGTTATTAAAATCACAGGAAGATTTATTGGTTGATATTCCCACTTTATGGCCTGTTCAAAATGGTCAGGGAGTCGTTACTGCGGAATTTGGCCCCGCTATTCATCCTTTTACAGGGGAATGGTATCTTCATAAAGGTATTGATATTGCTGCCCGAACTGGTACTCCTGTTATCTCAACGGCTAATGGTGTTGTTGTTGAAGCGGGGTATGATCGTGGTGGTTATGGTAACTATGTACTTGTTAGACATAAGTATGGCTTTTTTACCAAATATCCACACTTGAGTCGTATTATTGTTACAAAAAGTCAGGTTCTAAAAAGAGGTGATGTTGTTGGCTTAATGGGTATGACAGGAACCGCTACCGGACCTCATGTCCATTATGAGATTCATTTGGGTACACAAGTAGTAGATCCTCGTAAATATTTACAGATACCAACATCAATTATAGATAAAAAGTAAAAAACTATACTCATTATGCCGAAAATCTACATAATTAAGAGAGTTGTGTAGGGGAAATAGTAAAGGGCTTTAAAGAATGAGTTGTCAAAGATCTTATAAACCTGTTAATATAGATATGAATATACTCAATTCCAATGAGAGGGATATACTTTGTCTCCGGTAAATAGGTTAAAAAAGACAGAAAAAGATATTTCCAAGAAAGCGTCCCAGGGGCTTAAGAGCCGTTTTTTTGGCGCGTTTAATATTTTTAAACGTTTTAGAGGACGTGGACAAGGTAAGTATACTGTCATGCTTATACCACATACGGAAAAGAAGCCCTTTAATTTTCAGATTTCACTTTTCGCTCTTATCTTCACTGGAGCCTTTTTGATGGTAGTTGTTGGAGGATTCTTATTCTATTCTACCAAGATTACCGGTGTAGCCCAGACATTATCGGAAAAAGTAACAGACTTACAATCATCAGAAACGAATATGGAAGTTTTGCGTAAAGAGATAGGTGATCTCAAAAAATCCGCTGAAGGTTTTGAAGACTCTCTATCCCAGACATTAAGTGTGTTGGGGCTACAGTCTGACAGTAATAACGATGACAGTAGAGTTCCTTTAGGAGACTTAAGTTATTTCTTAGGTATCGATAATGTAGAGCAGGGCAGTATGGCAGAAGTTTCCGATTTAAGAAGTCTGTCAGCCTATATGGAAGGAGCTTCCAAACCTATAGAAGAAATTGGTAAAGTACTCTCAGCACAAAAAGATCTTCTCGTAGATATTCCTACCATGTGGCCAGTTCAAAATGGTATTGGTTATGTAACGGCTGAGTTCGGACCTGCTGTTCATCCTTTTACAGGAGCCTGGTATCTTCATAAAGGTATTGATATTGCCTATAGACCCGGTACTCCTCTTGTGGCAACCGCTAATGGTAAAGTGATAGAAGCAGGATATGATAGAACTGGATATGGTAACTATGTTTTGATCCGTCATAAGTATGGTTTTTATACAAAATACGCTCACATGAATCGTATTTTAGTGACAAAAGGACAGGATGTTCATCGTGGGCAGGTAATAGGATTATTGGGAAGTACAGGGATGGCTACTGGTCCGCATACTCACTATGAAATTCATTTAGGTACTCAGGTTGTTGATCCCCGTAAATATATGAACATATCTACAACAATACTGAACGACAAATAAAGGACTCTTTTTTGGCTTCATATACGGCTGATAATAATTTTGTAAATTCGTACATTGGCGAAGGAACTGCTTTTCAAGGTGACTTATCTATATCTGGAATCCTGCGAGTGGATGGAGATTTTATTGGTTCCATACATTCAGAAGGTAAAGTTATAATTGGATCCACTGGACGGGCGCGTTGTACTGTGCACTCTCGAGAGATTGTTATCGGTGGTGTCTTTAAAGGCGATATTTATTGTTCTCATAAGGTAACCGTTTTATCCAGTGGTTTTGTAATTGGTAATATTTACGCTCCCCGTCTTGAGGTTGAACGTGGTATGTTAATGGACGGACGTTGTGTTGTCACTCCATTACCTAATGAATCAGAGGATTTGACCAGTCATAATTATAAGATCCAAAAGGGTGGTTATTTTTCATTGGATTGGGACAATAAGTCAAAACCTGATGGGGAATCAGCAAGTGTCTCCTCATTCTCAAAAGATAAACAATACGGGAATGGATATCAGTGGAAGGAATAGATCAACTCGGCGCCTCAGGAATTCCCCAGCAGTTTATTGATAAAAAAACTCAAAAGTCGGAAAAGAAAAAGCATATCTTTAAATCCACTTTAGATAAACGATTACATGAAGCGGATGGCGCTGCTTCTGATATTAAAGCAGGTGCGATTGATGAAATTGAATTATTACTTGATGAAGTTCATGATGTAGGTGAGGCCCTGGCAAATGAACCGAACATGTCCAATATTAAGCGTTACAAAGAGGCGATAAGCCGATTCCTTAAGACAATTAATCTTCACAATTTTACTGTAGAAGAACAGGAAGGTGTTCTTAATCGTAATTTTAGCAGAAAGAAATATTTTCAAGTGAAGATTCTCAATGAGAAACTAGACCGTCTGGTTGCCGGTGTTATTCAAAACCAGTCGGGCCAATTAGAAATCTTACACCGGGTTGAAGAAATTCAAGGATTGCTTGTCGATCTCTTGTCTTAAAGGAGAATATCATGCCTCATGATGAAATAGATACTGCTCTTTTAGAAGAGCGGGGGACTACTAAGGAAAAAGTAAAAAATACCGAAATACCTGAAGGTCCTTATTATAGGATCAAAGTTATGCACTCTTCTGAAACAGAAGTTGTGGTGCTTCCTGATCAAATGTCTTTGGACCCTGGCTGTCTTGTGATCGCACCCACTAGGTATGGACGTGATTTAGCTAAGTTTTTGGGAATGGTGAAGGACCCCGGAGATTTGACAGAACAACCGGTCTTTACTGTAATTCGAAGAGCTTCCATACAAGATTTAAAAAAGTGGGAGCAAAATGAAGAAAGGGAAGCAGAGGCTTTTAGTATATGTCGCGAAAAGATTTTTTCGCATAAATTAGAAATGAAGTTAGTAAGTGCTCATTATCTGCTTGATGAAGCGAAAGTATTATTCTTCTTCACTGCGGAAAATCGAGTCGATTTCCGAGAGTTGGTTAAGGATCTCGTTTCTATTTTTAAGATGAGAATCGAGTTAAGGCAGATAGGTGTCAGAGACGAAGCTCGAGTTTTAGGCGGGGTTGGTGTCTGTGGGCGTGTGTATTGTTGTCATGGCATCACAGATCATTTAAAACCTGTCTCCATTAAAATGGCTAAAGAACAAAATCTAAGTCTTAACTCCATGAAAATATCCGGTCCTTGTGGACGATTACTTTGTTGTCTTAGTTATGAATATGATTTTTATCATAATGAGAAGAAACGATTACCTTCTGAAGGCAGTCGGATATCCATGGGTAAAAATATGGTTAGAGTACAAGATGTTAATATCTTTACCAAAAAAATCCGTGTTCAACTAGAAGATAACCGCTCCTATGAACGTCCTATAAAAGATTTCTACTACAGCAATGATAAACGGCGCTGGAGTCTCCGGGTATTTAACCCGGATGATTTATAGGTCTTCATTGAATTGCAGTTGATATAGATTATAATAGGTACCCTGCAGGCTTAAGAGTTCCTGGTGGGTACCGGATTCTATTATTTTGCCCTGTTCCAGAACTAATATTCTATCGGCTTTTCGTATGGTACTGAGTCTATGTGCTATTACCAGGCTGGTCCTTCCCTCTATAAGCACTGGTAGTGCTTTTTGGATCAGATGTTCCGTATCTGTATCTACATTACTTGTGGCTTCATCAAGTATCAATACTTTAGGATTATGAACGAGAGCTCTTGCAAAACTAAGCAACTGTCTTTGTCCCGCTGATAAGTTAGAGGCTCCTTCATGGAGTTTTGTATCCATTTGTTCCGGGAGATTAAGAACAAAATCAGCATGAACCGCTTTTAAAGCTTGCACTAATACTTCGTTATCTATTTCTTTGCCTAAGGTTAGATTCTCCCTAATGGTACCTGAAAACAAAACGACATCTTGCAGCACAGGGAGTATGGATTTTCTTAATGTTGGAATATCCATGTCATTTATATCTTTACCATCAAGTAAAATGCTTCCCGAATCTATAGGCCAAAGTCTCGTGACGAGGTTGGTGATAGTCGTTTTACCTGCACCTGTATATCCTACCAGGGCAATGGTTTCACCAGGAGCGGCTTTAAAACTAATCCCTTTAAGGATAGGCTCTCCTTTCTTATAGGAAAAATGAACATCCCTGAACTCAATATTACCTTCAATGTCATTGGCCATAGTTGATTGTTCCTCTATAACTTCCTGAGGTGAATCCAGTAGAGTAAAAATACGTTCTCCACCAGCCATTGCGGATTGCATAATTCCAAATTTATCAGCCATATCCTTGATGGGATCAAAAAATTTACTTAACAAATTAATAAAGGCTATCAGAATACCTAGACTAATCATATCCTTGCCAAGATATTTCCCTCCTACATAAATTACCACAGCCATAGAAATACTTGATAGCAGGTCAACTAAAGGACGAAAGGTGGCCTGAACATAGACTTGCTTCATTGTAGCCAGATATAGATTCTGGTTCTCAACTTGAAATTCCTTTGATGTTTTTTTCTCTGCTCCAAATAATTGTACAATTTGAACTCCATTAAAATGCTCAGATAAATAAGTATTAACACTCGATACACATTTTTGAACATTTCTGAACACCTTCCGGGAGGCTATACGGAATAGATAAATCAAAACAAAAGCAGGAGGAACAGTTAACAAGGTTATAAGGGCTAGTTTTATATCAAGAAAAAGCAGAGTAATTGTAACTCCTATGATCAAAGCTCCATCTCTCAGAAGACTGGTAAAAACAGAATTGAACAATTCATTAATGGTTTCAACATCACTGGTGACACTGGATACCAGTTTTCCCACAGGTGTTTTATTTAGAAAATCCATATTTTGATTTAGGATATGATTAAAGGCTGTATGCCGAATTGCTGTCATCACATCCTGACTTAATATGGCTAGAAGGTAGATCTGTCCAAAAGAAAAAACCACAATGCTTAACAATATGAAAAAGAGGATGATAACATTATGCATGATTCCGTTTTGTGCTTGTTCAACGGTCAAGCCTGCCATAATCTGATTATCAACAGTCTTCTGAATAAGGATCGGAACATAAAGCTCTCCTGCTAAGGCTATAATGAGCATGATGGTGCTTATGAATAACTTTACCTTGTGAGGTTTCACGAATCCCCATAATTTTCTATAGACAAGAGGATCCATCATTTTGATTTCTTTTTCCTGGTTATTCATCATCCTGCTCCTGATGTTGTAGGTGAGCAATCTTTTGGTAATGTCCTTCTTTTTTCATGAGATCTTTATGCTGCCCCTTTTGTGTTATGATTCCATTTTCAATAACAATGATGTTATCTGATTTCTTTAAGGTTGAAATACGATGACTGATGAGAATTGTTGTTTTGTCTTTTCGGGTTTCCATTAAATGTTCTAGTATAAGAGCTTCCGTATTCGCATCCACCGCTGATAAGGCATCATCTAAGACCAAAATAGGTGGATCCAATAGCAACGCACGACTAATGGCAATTCGTTGTTTTTGTCCACCTGAGAGCGTCACTCCTTTTTCCCCGACCATCGTGTTCCATTTATGAGGAAAGCCTTCTACATCACGATCAATCGTTGATAAACTGACAACATTGTTGAAATCTTTTTCCGAACAATTATCTAAACCATATAATATGTTGTTTTTGATTGTGTCTGAAAAAAGAAAACTTTCTTGGGGGACAAATCCAAATTGTTTACGCAATAAGGTGAGTTCGTAATCATGAACATCCTGGCCTCCCAGGAAAATTGTATTTCTATCAGGATCATATATTCTTGGTAATAAGTTGATCAGGGTAGATTTACCACTTCCCGTTGGTCCTAAAATACCTAAAATTTGTCCCTGCTTAATAGAAAGATTTATGTTGCTAAGGATAGGTTTCCCTTTTTCGTGAGAATAATTTAAGTCATTAATCGTTAGGCTATAATTCTCAACTTTTGTTATCCCTGAATCTGGTGACATAATTTCTGGCTTTTCCTGTAGGATCGCATTGATTCGTTCTAATGAGGCGGCTCCTCTCTGAAGCATGTTTATAGTAAAGCCAGCTCCCATCATAGGCCATAGAAGCATTGATAAATAGGATAAAAAGGCTACAAAATCACCTGGAGATAATGTTCCCTCCACAACAGCTCTTCCTCCAAAAGCAAGTAACAGTAATGTGGTCATTCCTGATAAAAAGGAAAGGAAAGGTTCGAATAACCCCCATATGCGCACAAGTTCAAGGTTTATTTTTTTGTAATCCTGATTCCTTATTAAAAATTGATCGGTAAAATAATTTTCCCTGACAAAAGATTTAATGACTCTAGCACCACCAAAAGCTTCCTGGGCCCCTGCTGAAATAGCACTGTATTTTTCTTGTACTGACTTGAATAGTCTCCCAATAATAGGACCTGTTGCCACAATGGCAATAGATAAAACAGGCAGAGGGAGTATAGTGAATAAAGCTACTTTAGGTGCTGTTACAAACAGAATGATTAAGATAGACACTGTAAGAAATATACCATCAGTTGCTGCGACAACAGCCATTCCTGTTGCCATCCGTACTGAGTTCATATCATTGGTAGCCCTAGCCATAAGATCACCTGCTTTATTTTGACCATAAAACTTGGGCCCCAACTTCATCAGGTGATTAAAAAGTCGAGAAGTTAACTCCTTGACGATACTTCGGGAGACCCCATGTATAAAAAAACGCCAACCAAAGCGGCCTATAGCAATGACTATGGCGACGATTACTAGATAAAACAAATTATGTAGAACAAATTCTTTGTCCCATCCACTTGATTCTAACTTGTTTATTACCTTTTTTAGTATTTGGGGAATTATCATTTGGCCTGTATTGGTCAAGATAAGTAATAAAAACCCCAATATATATCTGTATGCCCATTTTTTAAAATAGGGAAAAAGCGTTTTATACTGTTGTAACATCCCACCTTCCTTGTTGTGTTCTAAAATATATACAAGGATCACAATAAAAAGAAATCCTTTTATTAAAAATAATTAGCTATGTTATATGACTGCTTGACATGAACTTGCAATTTTGTTAGTTTTGGTCATTGCAATTTCAATTGGAAATTTGAATGGAGGTGAATACCCTTGGCAAATAGTCTTTCAGCAGAAAAGCGAAATCGACAAAACACTACAAGAAGACTTCGAAACAGAGCTGATAAAAGCACTGTGAGAACTTCAGTGAAAGCTTTTGAATCTGCAGTAAAAGCTGGTGATAAAACTCAAGCTGAAACTGCTTTTAGAGCTTTTGTAAAATTGATGGATACAGCACAAAGAAAAGGTATCTATCATGTAAATACTGCAGCTCGAAAGAAGTCCAGATTACACAAACAACTAAACGCAATGGCATAATAGCGCTGCTTTTTTCGACTTAAGATCACATCTTTGTGGGGGAGAATATTGGCTAGCGCAAAACTGACAAAAGCGGAAATTATTGAAGAAATATTTAATGAACACGGGGTGAATAGAAAAGATATTCACGCTGTGATCGATGCA is a window of Spirochaeta cellobiosiphila DSM 17781 DNA encoding:
- a CDS encoding FAD-dependent oxidoreductase — translated: MKVIVVGINHAGTSAIRTLLTQNPEIQINAYDRNTNISFLGCGIALAVGGTVKDVNSLFYCDQIRLEEMGANVFMEHDVIKIDEVNKTVTIKNLSTRDIIEDSYDKLIYAAGSWPIDIPGIPAEHQNLENIMLCKLFQHAEELIQKADEPNIESVAVIGAGYIGIELAEAYQKKGKKVTLIDFADRVIPRYFDPEFTDKVEQDMLNSGITLALGEKVIDFEGIQGKVKSVITDKGKYEADLVIKAIGFKPNTELLPHGKKVENGALVVDSQMRTSLPDVYAIGDAVALYHASLQKNQQVALATNAVKTGLAAAFSINGIKGAEVQSIAGTNAISVFNNNLASTGLSEFAARAAGLDIDSSFIEDADRPEFMNEYGMTKIKLIYEKKTLRLVGAQVGSCDDINHTEIIYYLALAIQKSMTLPEIAFTDVYFLPHFNKPFNFILTAILHGYRTGL
- a CDS encoding DUF5312 family protein, translated to MGSFLEMIQSFFNNIFTSDPQEKLVKKELRLVHQELKALKPRLYQTSPKAFLPALGQHFYNLYLNLLPIYEVLSKTIGHKEPGLNRNFKNYLLESLLGSNFAEKRESFQYENIKRKLEGAPNREKESIKIRDELKNFSRRVMALDKSKFNLAMAEVNHLWELCNYPFSNILAFFDVSLDLSKIEKKPSFSLSSNKMLSQELKDFYYLWGGINFNMDFLPLLTVLEKRLYGEHLEKKKDQQKILNNIHRYYSRELPPTVILNLIKAWDEDPLARLPVNKEQPDEIKLYLESIENLFIKDMERALRELKENTISDDLKVLFESQNLEELENYCYTKSQAFEDIGLPGFSKIKPLQILYNHMKIHYLQHLKDPINKLLIEGFYDRKNFQNSLTEHYYQCEKIIEDINNFDQILGQEGRHSVVILEQYMREIKSGVDRMELSQRIIDSINKRAGEILEEKTQSLYGLTSQLQDILQDFKKPTPEIISNIKSFGNPLQTQDSIISDLVEGFNRNTQFLKIIKQFVVLKKPM
- a CDS encoding YaaR family protein gives rise to the protein MEGIDQLGASGIPQQFIDKKTQKSEKKKHIFKSTLDKRLHEADGAASDIKAGAIDEIELLLDEVHDVGEALANEPNMSNIKRYKEAISRFLKTINLHNFTVEEQEGVLNRNFSRKKYFQVKILNEKLDRLVAGVIQNQSGQLEILHRVEEIQGLLVDLLS
- a CDS encoding M23 family metallopeptidase, producing MSPVNRLKKTEKDISKKASQGLKSRFFGAFNIFKRFRGRGQGKYTVMLIPHTEKKPFNFQISLFALIFTGAFLMVVVGGFLFYSTKITGVAQTLSEKVTDLQSSETNMEVLRKEIGDLKKSAEGFEDSLSQTLSVLGLQSDSNNDDSRVPLGDLSYFLGIDNVEQGSMAEVSDLRSLSAYMEGASKPIEEIGKVLSAQKDLLVDIPTMWPVQNGIGYVTAEFGPAVHPFTGAWYLHKGIDIAYRPGTPLVATANGKVIEAGYDRTGYGNYVLIRHKYGFYTKYAHMNRILVTKGQDVHRGQVIGLLGSTGMATGPHTHYEIHLGTQVVDPRKYMNISTTILNDK
- the dusB gene encoding tRNA dihydrouridine synthase DusB, whose translation is MDYLKPVILPGGTILPGNLFLAPTAGYSDGPFRSICRTWGADLCYTEMVSTEALWRGNSKTHNLLKREDNEPEYAIQLFGSDYDSVYKSLPYLTQHNPLLLDINAGCPVPKIIKSGAGSWLMKDPRKLMDIIKTIKDHTDIPLTIKLRLGWDANSINYLKIAQEAQELGIQAVGLHARTKEMAYRGKADWNHIKHLKENLDIPVFGSGDLFTSEDVIRMLTQTKCDGVLIARGAFGNPFIFSQIKGTIDKLNAKTIIDTALKHLDLSIQYYGDQAFKEIRKHFSAYLKGIPNSNDLRRKLMTAQTKDQYKHLLNSIL
- a CDS encoding bactofilin family protein; this encodes MASYTADNNFVNSYIGEGTAFQGDLSISGILRVDGDFIGSIHSEGKVIIGSTGRARCTVHSREIVIGGVFKGDIYCSHKVTVLSSGFVIGNIYAPRLEVERGMLMDGRCVVTPLPNESEDLTSHNYKIQKGGYFSLDWDNKSKPDGESASVSSFSKDKQYGNGYQWKE
- a CDS encoding TatD family hydrolase; protein product: MRYFDTHCHIGLIHEDPIEQLLITQEAKQDGVDGILSITNNIQDFFEVYSHLKTASNVYYSIGVSPSEVNHPGRDWESKIEEGASYDKVVAVGEIGLDYYKKFGDKNSQIELFIRQLEIAEQLNKPVVIHNREAGSDILDILRDKLPARGGILHCFSEDWEFAKKALDLNLYISFAGNVTYRNARNLHTTAKNMPVERMVIESEAPFMIPAEYRGKRNKPSYIHSTCAYLADLRGEDPEELSSILYENSLRVFNL
- a CDS encoding M23 family metallopeptidase; this translates as MSLDNKLKNFEKNTCYNIWINIKRRIFHLITFLQRQHKDGRGKYSVAIIPHTHKKGLYLRTSFLAIIISMIFLVLILGGVVLYSTKIPEISSTLTTKEAELKSSESHVETLRKEIGYLRISATKFEASLNQTLAVLGIDSNMENKKENLPFGSLSYFLNKNNSSSNDAKELEDLNSLSLYLDQTSKPIEEIGKLLKSQEDLLVDIPTLWPVQNGQGVVTAEFGPAIHPFTGEWYLHKGIDIAARTGTPVISTANGVVVEAGYDRGGYGNYVLVRHKYGFFTKYPHLSRIIVTKSQVLKRGDVVGLMGMTGTATGPHVHYEIHLGTQVVDPRKYLQIPTSIIDKK